CGGAGGTATTTTAAGATACGGCATACCTGATTTCAAGCTTGAAAAATGGGTCATAGAGCGCCGTCTGGATATGATGAGGAAATCCGGCATAAAGTTTGAGACCGGCGTTCAGGCGGGCGTTGACATTGACGCCGCTAAACTCAGGAAAAATTTTGACGCCCTCATTATCACCACGGGCGCCGGAGAGCCCAGAGACATGGAAGTTCCGGGCAGAAAGCTCAAGGGAATATTTTTCGCGATGGATTACCTGAGCGCTTCAAACAGGTTTGTCGCATCAGGCGCGAAAGGAAATCCCGCCATCCCGGCGAAAAACAGATCCGTCCTCGTCGTGGGCGGCGGCGACACCGGTTCAGATTGTATAGGAACAGCCCGCCGTCAGGGAGCAAAAAATATTTATCAGTATGAGATAATGCCGAAACCCGCTGAATGGAATAAGATCTGGAATCCCGAATGGCCCGAATGGCCGCTGATACTGAGGGAATCATCATCCCAGCAGGAAGGCGCCGACAGGCAATGGTCTGTTCTGATAAAAAGTTTCAAAGGCTCAGGCGGCAAAGTCGGGAGCGCCGAATGTGTCCGGGTGAGGTGGGAGAAGGGCCCGCGCGGTAAGATGTCTATGGTCGAGATCCCCGGCAGCGGCTTCTCTCTGAAAACGGATATGGTTGTTCTGGCGATGGGCTTTGTCCACGCCGAGCACAGCGCATTGCTCAAGGCTCTGGGCGTGGAGTTTGACGACAGGGGAAATATAAAAACCAAAGAGGATTACAGATCTTCCGCCAAAGGCGTCTTCGCCTCGGGCGACGCCGCAACAGGAGCGTCTCTTGCTGTGCGCGCAATCTTCCATGGCCAGCGTTCCGCCCTCTCCGCCGACACTTTCCTCACAACCGCTAAACCCACAAAATAATCTCCCGAGCCAAACGCCGAGAAATTAAAACGTCAACCTGCCTGCCGGTAGGCAGGGGCCTGACCTTATTGCATTACATAAAATTTGCGAATTAATTGAAGAATTTAATATAATTCCACATTAAGGAGTGATGCGAGGGATTATGGACAATAAAAACTATAATTGGAAAGAAGAAATTGAATCTGAAAGTGCAAAAATAAAGGGGAGTTTATCCCATT
The DNA window shown above is from Candidatus Omnitrophota bacterium and carries:
- a CDS encoding glutamate synthase subunit beta, translating into MGKPTGFLEYGRKKTPYRAVKERVKDYKAVEKRLSPAEIKQQAARCIDCGVPFCHSLGCPVYNLIPEWNDLVYKGRWKEAFERLSLSNCLPEITGRICPAPCEAACTLSINDSPVAIREIELAVIEYAFEKGWAGILKPVPGTGKNIAIIGSGPAGLAAALTLRKKGHGVTVYEKDAKAGGILRYGIPDFKLEKWVIERRLDMMRKSGIKFETGVQAGVDIDAAKLRKNFDALIITTGAGEPRDMEVPGRKLKGIFFAMDYLSASNRFVASGAKGNPAIPAKNRSVLVVGGGDTGSDCIGTARRQGAKNIYQYEIMPKPAEWNKIWNPEWPEWPLILRESSSQQEGADRQWSVLIKSFKGSGGKVGSAECVRVRWEKGPRGKMSMVEIPGSGFSLKTDMVVLAMGFVHAEHSALLKALGVEFDDRGNIKTKEDYRSSAKGVFASGDAATGASLAVRAIFHGQRSALSADTFLTTAKPTK